DNA from Terriglobus tenax:
CATGCGTCTTCTGTTTCGTATCGTTTGCGGTCTTCTTCTCTGCTTCTCTCTGGTCTCTGCTCCAGCCCAGTCGCATGACTCCGGGCAGATTCACCTGGTCGTGAAGGACACCGCCGGCCTTGGCCTGGCGGTAACCGGTACACTGACCGGCCCCGGAGCCATCCAGCAGTTCCAGACCTCTGTCGGCGGCGAGCACACCTTCACGGGACTTGCCTTCGGCAACTACAGGCTGCAGCTCTACCGCAACGGCTTTGCCACGCAGACCACCGTCATCGACGTGCGCTCCTCCGATGTTGTGGAAAGCGCAATTACGCTGACCCTGTCGTCGCTCTCCACCTCGATCACCGTCTTCTCCCAGACTCCGATCGGCCAGGCCGATACCGACACCAGCACGGTACCAATTCCCGTACAGACCGTCTCCGCGCAGCAACTCGCCGACGTCAATGCGCTCAACCTGGGCGACGGCCTCAACAAGCGCGTCAACGGCATCTACGTCAATGAGAACCAGGGCAATCCTTTCCAGATGGATGTGAACTACCGTGGCTACACCGCTTCCCCGCTGCTCGGTACGCCACAGGGACTTTCCGTATACATGGACGGCGTGCGCCAGAACCAGCCCTTCGGCGACGTCGTCTCCTGGGACCTGATTCCGCAGGTCGCTATTCAGGACATGGAGCTGATCCCAGGCGCCAACCCGCTCTACGGCCTCAACTCACTCGGCGGAGCACTGGCCCTGCGCACCAAGGACGGCATCTCGAACGCCGGCCTCACGGTCAAGGCCACTGGAGGAAGCTTCGGCCGCCGCGCCGTCGAAGGCGAGTGGGGAGGCTTCACCTCCCGTGGCTTCAACTGGTACGTCGCCGGCAATCTCTATCACGAGGACGGATGGCGCAAGTACTCTCCCTCGGATGTGAAGCAGTCCTTCGCCAAGCTCGGCTGGATCACCGGACGCACCACCATGTCGCTCTCCGGTGCATATGCTATCAACAACCTCACCGGCAACGGAACGCAGGACTTCCGCAATCTGAACCGCGACTACTCCAGCGTCTACACCATCCCCGACCAGACAAAGAATCACTCCCCCTCGCTGACCTTCAACGTCACACACGAGGTCAACAACAAGCTCACCCTTTCGGGCAACGCCTACTATCGCTACATCCGCGCCAATACCTTCAACGGCGACCTGAACGACGACTCCTTCGACCAGTCGCTCTACACCCTCAGCACCGCCGAAAAGAACATTCTCACCGCCAACGGCTACACCGGCTTCCCCACCGGCGCAAGCAACGCCACGCAGCAGCCCTTCCCCTTCTGGCGCTGCATCGCACAGGGCCTGCTCAAGGACGAGCCCGGCGAAAAGTGCACCGGCATGGATACCTATGGCCAGAACAAGCAGACCGCCTACGGTCTCTCCGGTCTGCTCTCTTACCGCACCACGCGCAATCGCTTTGCCGCCGGCGTCTCTTGGGACCGCAGCAGCCTCAGCTATTCGCAGATCTCGCAGTTTGGCTACCTGAATACCGATGGCGTCAGCATCACCACCATCCCCGTCTTTGCGGACGGATCGACGGAAGACGACGGCGTTCCCAACGACACCCGCGTCAACCTGCATGGCAAGGTCAACGTCCCCAGCTTCTACGCGACAGACACCATCCTGCTCTCGAAGTTCACCTTTACCTTTTCCGGCCGCTACAACCACGCCACCGTCGATAACTTCGACCGCCTGCCCTCTTCCGCCGGACGTGGCACGCTCACAGCAAAGTACAGCTACCAGCGCTTCAACCCCTCAGCGGGCATGACCTACCGCCTTGCTCCGCAGGCGACCGTCTACTTCAACTACAGCGAAGGCAACCGCGCTCCCACCTCCACGGAGCTGGGCTGCGCCGATCCTGCATTCCCCTGCCGCCTGCCCAACGCCATGGTCAGCGATCCGCCGCTCAAGCAGGTAGTCAGCCGCACCTTCGAAGTGGGTATCCGTGGCAAGAATGAGAACCGCCTGCAGTGGAACGCCGGCTTCTTCCGTGGCACCAACTACGACGACCTTCTCTTCGTATCGTCCACCGCCACCGGCTTCGGCTACTTCACCAACTTCGGCCGTACCATCCGCCAGGGCGTCGAGGCGGGCATCAGCTACCAGTTCCACCCCTTCACCTTCTCCACCAACTACACCTTCCTGCAGGCCACCTACGGCTCGGCACAGATCGTGGATGGCAGCGCCAGCAGCGCCAACGAAGCCGCCGAAGACGGCGCACGCGGTATTGGAGGCAACCAGGATATCTCCGCCGGAAACACCCTTCCGCAAACGCCGTCGCACATCCTGAAGTTCAACGCCGACTATCGCCCCTCGCGCAAGCTGATGATCAACTTCAACGTCCTCTCCACCTCAGGTTCCTACGCACGAGGCAATGAGAACAACCAGCACCAGCCCGACGGAGTCTACTACCTCGGCGCCGGCCGCACAGACGCCTATGGCATCGCCAACGTCGGCGCTCGCTATACGTTCTCATCCAGGTTTGAGCTCTTCGCGCAGATCAACAACCTGTTCGACACCCACTACGCCACAGCCGCGCAGCTCGGCGGAACGCCCTTTGACTCCAACGGCAACTTCATCGGCCGCCCCTTTGCGTCCATTCGCTACGAAGGTGAAACCGTCTATCCCCTACGCCACTCCACCTTCCTCGCTCCCGGCGCTCCTATCAACGTCTTCGGTGGCCTCCGCGTCACCTTCCAGAAGAAAGCCCCAAAGGCTTAGCAACAGCACTGCACGCGGCCCCATCCTTCTTCAAAGGATGGGGCTTTTCCTTTTGCCCTTCCCCTTCTCGCTCTCCGTTGCCCTATCATCCCGACCGAAGCCAAGCGGAGTGGGGAGACCTGTATTCGCCTTTATCTTTCTTGTCGTTTGTCATCCTGCAAGGATCTGCTTCTCTCCAGTCATCCCTGGATGCCGCGACACACAGACATCACTCCATCAAAACTTCTCCCCCAAACATCCAGCACAGCAAAACGGCCATCCTAGAATCAAAATATGATCCGCACGGTCGCTGCACTTCTTCTGGGAACATCCTTTGCCATGAGCCAAACCACTCTCAAAACCGTCGAGAAGGTTGACCTTCAGCGCTATGCCGGCAAGTGGTATGAGCTTGCCCGCCTGCCCAATCGTTTTGAGAAGAAGTGCGACCGTGACGTAACAGCCGAGTATGCCCTGGATGGCAGCACCGTCTCCGTCACCAATACCTGCGTCCGGAAAGACGGCTCCCCTACCACTTCGCGCGGCAAGGCAAAGGTTGTGGATGCAGCCACCAACGCCAAACTCAAGGTGACCTTCTTCTGGCCCTTCTATGGCAACTACTGGGTCATCGGTCTCGATCCGGAGTATCGCTGGGCCATCGTCGGCGAGCCATCAAGGAAGTATCTCTGGATCCTCTCCCGCACTCCATCCCTTCCCAGGGAGACAATGGATGGCATCCTGCAAAGGATCAAGGGAAGCGGCTACCGTCCGGAAGACCTTCTCATCACGCAACAGACTCTTGTGGCCAGGTAACCCACTCCCCCAGCAAGTTACCTGGCCACTCCTCTACGCTCGCGAGGCAACGCGTGAGCGGAGGAAATAGACAACCAGTCCGGTGACGGCAACCATGCCCGCCAGCTTGAGTTCCGCGCCAAAGTTCTTCCTCGAAAACAGGATGAAGAGGAAGCCAACCATCGCC
Protein-coding regions in this window:
- a CDS encoding TonB-dependent receptor → MRLLFRIVCGLLLCFSLVSAPAQSHDSGQIHLVVKDTAGLGLAVTGTLTGPGAIQQFQTSVGGEHTFTGLAFGNYRLQLYRNGFATQTTVIDVRSSDVVESAITLTLSSLSTSITVFSQTPIGQADTDTSTVPIPVQTVSAQQLADVNALNLGDGLNKRVNGIYVNENQGNPFQMDVNYRGYTASPLLGTPQGLSVYMDGVRQNQPFGDVVSWDLIPQVAIQDMELIPGANPLYGLNSLGGALALRTKDGISNAGLTVKATGGSFGRRAVEGEWGGFTSRGFNWYVAGNLYHEDGWRKYSPSDVKQSFAKLGWITGRTTMSLSGAYAINNLTGNGTQDFRNLNRDYSSVYTIPDQTKNHSPSLTFNVTHEVNNKLTLSGNAYYRYIRANTFNGDLNDDSFDQSLYTLSTAEKNILTANGYTGFPTGASNATQQPFPFWRCIAQGLLKDEPGEKCTGMDTYGQNKQTAYGLSGLLSYRTTRNRFAAGVSWDRSSLSYSQISQFGYLNTDGVSITTIPVFADGSTEDDGVPNDTRVNLHGKVNVPSFYATDTILLSKFTFTFSGRYNHATVDNFDRLPSSAGRGTLTAKYSYQRFNPSAGMTYRLAPQATVYFNYSEGNRAPTSTELGCADPAFPCRLPNAMVSDPPLKQVVSRTFEVGIRGKNENRLQWNAGFFRGTNYDDLLFVSSTATGFGYFTNFGRTIRQGVEAGISYQFHPFTFSTNYTFLQATYGSAQIVDGSASSANEAAEDGARGIGGNQDISAGNTLPQTPSHILKFNADYRPSRKLMINFNVLSTSGSYARGNENNQHQPDGVYYLGAGRTDAYGIANVGARYTFSSRFELFAQINNLFDTHYATAAQLGGTPFDSNGNFIGRPFASIRYEGETVYPLRHSTFLAPGAPINVFGGLRVTFQKKAPKA
- a CDS encoding lipocalin family protein encodes the protein MIRTVAALLLGTSFAMSQTTLKTVEKVDLQRYAGKWYELARLPNRFEKKCDRDVTAEYALDGSTVSVTNTCVRKDGSPTTSRGKAKVVDAATNAKLKVTFFWPFYGNYWVIGLDPEYRWAIVGEPSRKYLWILSRTPSLPRETMDGILQRIKGSGYRPEDLLITQQTLVAR